The Mycolicibacterium mageritense genome contains a region encoding:
- a CDS encoding energy-coupling factor transporter transmembrane component T family protein: MTAPTRTQRKPVVLLRPVPGTSVIHELWAGTKLLAVAGIGVLLTFYPGWVPIAFVAVLVLVVARLAHIPRGTLPSIPVWLWILLALGALTATFAGGTPVIDVGSMQIGLGGLFNFLRVTALSIVLLGLGAMVSWTTNVSDIAPAVATLGRPLRMLRIPVDDWAVTIALALRAFPMLIDEFRTLYAARRLRPKERAETFRARRRQRVADMIDLLAAAITAALRRADEMGDAITARGGAGQISAAPSRPEKRDWVASAILVVVCGTALALELTILGTSLPRR, from the coding sequence GTGACGGCGCCGACCAGAACCCAACGCAAACCCGTGGTGCTGTTGCGTCCCGTGCCGGGCACCAGCGTGATCCACGAATTGTGGGCAGGCACCAAGCTTCTCGCGGTCGCCGGGATCGGGGTGCTGCTGACGTTCTATCCCGGTTGGGTGCCCATCGCGTTCGTCGCGGTGTTGGTGCTCGTGGTGGCCCGGCTCGCCCACATACCGCGTGGGACGCTGCCGTCGATCCCGGTGTGGCTCTGGATTCTGTTGGCGCTGGGCGCGTTGACGGCGACCTTCGCCGGCGGCACGCCCGTGATCGACGTCGGCTCGATGCAGATCGGCCTGGGCGGGCTGTTCAACTTCCTGCGCGTCACGGCGCTGTCGATCGTCCTGCTGGGCCTCGGCGCCATGGTGTCGTGGACCACCAATGTGTCCGATATCGCGCCGGCCGTCGCCACCTTGGGCCGTCCGCTGCGGATGCTGCGGATCCCGGTCGACGACTGGGCCGTGACCATCGCGTTGGCGCTGCGCGCATTTCCGATGCTGATCGACGAGTTCCGGACTTTGTACGCGGCGCGGCGCCTGCGCCCGAAAGAGCGCGCCGAGACATTCCGGGCGCGGCGGCGGCAGAGGGTGGCCGACATGATCGATCTGCTCGCCGCCGCGATCACCGCGGCCCTGCGCCGTGCTGACGAGATGGGTGATGCCATCACGGCCCGCGGCGGTGCCGGCCAGATCTCCGCCGCGCCGTCACGCCCTGAGAAGCGGGACTGGGTGGCCTCTGCGATCCTGGTCGTGGTGTGCGGGACGGCGCTCGCGTTAGAGCTCACCATCCTCGGGACCAGTCTCCCGCGGCGCTGA
- a CDS encoding ABC transporter ATP-binding protein produces MTATGSASPPRRAGSLTPGELAQASVMAALSAATAIIAVVVPFAAGLSLLGTVPMGLLAYRYRLRVLLAATVAGATIAFLIAGMGGMMTVLDCAYIGGLTGIVKRRGRGTPTVLVWAVIAGAIFGSMTVLALTVLSRLRNLIFDSMTANIDGLAAVMARIPVLDGFAEPFKNGFATLLDWWPLLFLVLGIWSITFVSLIGWWALSRVLTRLAGIPDVHKLDAAAETEPIAPVPARLVDVRFRYPGIDHDALGPLSMELQPGEHVAVTGANGSGKTTLMLILAGREPSSGTVTRAGSVGLGRIGGTAVIMQHPESQVLGTRVADDVVWGLPPGATVDVDRLLAEVGLGGFGDRDTGGLSGGELQRLAVAGALAHEPSLLIADEVTSMVDQHGRDTLMNVLSGLTQHHRMSLVHITHYNTEAASADRTIDLSGNGGAADNTDMVPTAAVHAAGHHAGNPSGRPVLELRNVGHEYASGTPWAKTALRDISVTVNEGDGILIHGLNGSGKSTLAWIMAGLAVPTYGECLLDGAPVSEQVGAVALSFQAARLQLMRSSVERELASAGGFSADDTDRVASALSTVGLDPALGKRRIDQLSGGQMRRVVLAGLLARKPRALILDEPLAGLDAASQRGLVRLLEDLRRNTGLTVVVISHDFSGLEELCPRTLHLHAGELALAPTAAGGAL; encoded by the coding sequence ATGACTGCGACCGGATCAGCCAGCCCACCGAGACGTGCGGGCTCGCTGACCCCGGGAGAGCTCGCGCAGGCGTCGGTGATGGCGGCCCTGAGCGCGGCGACCGCGATCATCGCCGTGGTGGTGCCGTTCGCCGCGGGGCTGTCGCTGTTGGGCACTGTGCCGATGGGATTGCTCGCCTACCGCTACCGGTTGCGCGTCCTGCTCGCGGCGACCGTGGCCGGTGCCACCATCGCGTTCCTGATCGCCGGCATGGGCGGGATGATGACGGTGCTCGACTGCGCCTACATCGGCGGTCTCACGGGCATCGTCAAACGCCGCGGGAGGGGCACTCCCACGGTTCTCGTGTGGGCGGTGATCGCCGGTGCGATCTTCGGCTCGATGACCGTGCTCGCCCTGACCGTGCTGTCGCGGCTGCGCAACCTGATCTTCGATTCGATGACCGCCAATATCGACGGCCTTGCCGCGGTGATGGCCCGCATCCCGGTTCTCGACGGGTTCGCCGAGCCGTTCAAGAACGGCTTCGCGACACTGCTCGACTGGTGGCCCCTGCTGTTCCTGGTGTTGGGCATCTGGAGCATCACGTTCGTGAGCCTGATCGGGTGGTGGGCATTGTCCCGGGTGCTGACTCGGCTGGCCGGAATCCCCGACGTGCACAAGCTCGACGCCGCGGCTGAAACCGAACCCATCGCCCCCGTGCCCGCACGCCTGGTCGACGTCCGGTTCCGCTACCCGGGCATCGACCACGACGCGCTCGGGCCGTTGTCCATGGAACTGCAACCCGGTGAGCACGTCGCGGTGACGGGTGCCAACGGCTCGGGCAAGACCACCTTGATGCTGATTCTCGCGGGCAGGGAGCCGTCTTCCGGCACCGTGACGCGGGCCGGAAGTGTCGGGCTGGGCCGCATCGGCGGCACCGCGGTGATCATGCAGCACCCCGAGAGCCAGGTGCTGGGTACCCGGGTGGCCGACGATGTGGTGTGGGGGCTGCCGCCCGGCGCCACCGTGGATGTCGACCGGCTGCTGGCCGAGGTCGGCCTCGGCGGGTTCGGCGACCGTGACACCGGGGGCCTGTCCGGCGGCGAGCTGCAGCGGTTGGCGGTGGCCGGTGCACTGGCGCATGAACCGTCACTGCTGATCGCCGACGAGGTCACCAGCATGGTCGATCAGCACGGCCGCGATACCTTGATGAACGTGTTGTCCGGCCTCACCCAACACCACCGGATGTCGCTGGTCCACATCACGCACTACAACACCGAGGCCGCGTCCGCCGACCGCACCATCGACCTCAGTGGCAACGGCGGGGCCGCGGACAACACGGACATGGTGCCCACTGCCGCCGTGCACGCCGCAGGTCACCACGCTGGAAATCCCAGTGGTCGACCGGTGCTCGAACTTCGCAACGTCGGCCACGAGTACGCCAGCGGAACCCCTTGGGCGAAAACGGCTTTGCGCGACATCTCGGTCACCGTCAACGAGGGCGACGGCATTCTGATCCACGGCCTCAACGGTTCCGGCAAGTCGACGCTCGCGTGGATCATGGCGGGGCTCGCGGTGCCCACCTACGGCGAATGCCTGCTCGACGGTGCCCCTGTGTCGGAGCAGGTGGGCGCAGTGGCGCTTTCGTTCCAGGCCGCGCGGCTACAGCTGATGCGCAGCAGCGTCGAACGCGAGCTGGCCTCCGCGGGCGGGTTCTCGGCCGACGACACCGATCGGGTGGCTTCCGCGCTCAGCACCGTCGGGCTGGATCCGGCGCTGGGGAAACGCCGCATCGACCAACTGTCGGGCGGGCAGATGCGCCGCGTGGTGCTGGCCGGGCTGCTCGCGCGGAAACCGCGGGCACTCATCCTCGACGAGCCGCTTGCCGGTCTCGACGCGGCTAGTCAGCGCGGGCTGGTCCGGCTGTTGGAAGACCTGCGACGGAATACGGGCCTCACGGTCGTCGTCATCTCCCACGACTTCTCCGGCCTGGAGGAGCTGTGTCCGCGCACCCTGCATCTGCATGCGGGCGAGCTCGCGCTCGCCCCGACGGCCGCAGGAGGTGCGCTGTGA
- a CDS encoding MarR family winged helix-turn-helix transcriptional regulator, translating into MPTPTAEHAPATPKAELGADLLAVVARLNRLANQRTQLPLPWAQARLLSTIEDQGEARISDLAYLDHCSQPTMTTQVRRLEDAGMVSRTADPGDARAVLIRITDKGRQTLNQARIDRAAAINPRLERLAPEDRQTLAAAVDVIRRILEDRDEPALPTEIQR; encoded by the coding sequence ATGCCGACTCCAACCGCCGAGCATGCCCCGGCGACACCGAAAGCCGAACTCGGCGCAGATCTGCTCGCGGTCGTCGCGCGGCTGAACCGGCTGGCAAACCAACGTACCCAATTGCCCCTGCCCTGGGCGCAGGCCCGGCTGCTGTCGACCATCGAGGACCAGGGTGAGGCCCGGATTTCCGACCTCGCCTACCTCGACCACTGCTCGCAACCCACCATGACCACCCAGGTGCGTCGTCTCGAAGACGCAGGCATGGTGTCGCGGACCGCGGACCCGGGCGACGCGCGCGCGGTCCTGATCCGCATCACCGACAAGGGCCGACAAACCCTGAACCAGGCGCGGATTGACCGCGCCGCCGCGATCAATCCGCGGCTGGAGCGGCTCGCACCCGAGGACCGCCAGACACTGGCGGCCGCCGTGGACGTCATCCGGCGGATTCTCGAGGACCGCGACGAACCCGCGTTGCCGACCGAAATCCAGAGATAG
- a CDS encoding MFS transporter → MWRQPKAVWAVAFASVVAFMGIGLVDPILKPIADNLNASPSQVSLLFTSYMAVMGVAMLITGVVSSRIGPKRTLLLGLVVIIAGAGLAGMSDTVMEIVGWRALWGLGNALFIATALATIVNSAKGSVAQAIILYEAALGLGIAVGPLVGGVLGSISWRGPFFGVSALMAFALVITAFLLPATPRAERATTLADPFRALRHRGLLGVAITALLYNFGFFTLLAFTPFPLDMTAHQIGLIFFGWGVALAFTSVVVAPRLQHRFGTVRVLILNLLAFTAVLVVMAVWTDAKAVLASGVVVAGLFIGINNTLITETVMKAAPVERGVASAAYSFLRFSGAAVAPWLAGVLGEQVNVHLPYWVGAGAVLLGAGVLLLTRPHLLGIDVEEDELDELTDEATAVTIGSDS, encoded by the coding sequence ATGTGGCGCCAACCCAAAGCAGTTTGGGCCGTAGCCTTTGCGTCCGTCGTGGCGTTCATGGGGATCGGGCTTGTGGATCCCATCCTCAAACCGATCGCCGACAACCTCAACGCCTCGCCGTCACAGGTGTCGCTGCTGTTCACCAGCTACATGGCGGTGATGGGCGTGGCGATGCTGATCACCGGCGTGGTGTCGAGCCGGATCGGACCCAAGCGCACCCTGCTGCTCGGTCTCGTGGTGATCATCGCCGGCGCAGGTCTGGCCGGGATGAGCGACACCGTCATGGAGATCGTCGGATGGCGCGCACTGTGGGGGCTGGGCAACGCCCTGTTCATCGCGACCGCACTGGCCACCATCGTCAACTCCGCCAAGGGCTCTGTCGCGCAGGCGATCATCCTGTACGAAGCCGCGTTGGGCCTTGGCATCGCCGTCGGGCCCCTGGTCGGCGGCGTGCTCGGTTCGATCTCGTGGCGCGGACCGTTCTTCGGGGTTTCGGCGCTGATGGCCTTCGCTCTGGTGATCACGGCGTTCCTGCTCCCCGCGACACCGCGCGCCGAACGCGCCACCACGCTGGCCGACCCGTTCCGCGCCCTGCGCCACCGCGGTCTGCTCGGTGTCGCGATCACCGCGCTGCTCTACAACTTCGGCTTCTTCACGCTGCTGGCCTTCACGCCCTTCCCGCTCGACATGACCGCCCATCAGATCGGCCTGATCTTCTTCGGCTGGGGCGTGGCGCTCGCCTTCACCTCCGTGGTGGTCGCGCCGCGGCTGCAGCATCGGTTCGGCACCGTGCGAGTGCTCATCCTCAACCTGCTGGCGTTCACCGCGGTGCTGGTCGTCATGGCGGTGTGGACAGATGCCAAGGCGGTGCTGGCGTCCGGCGTCGTGGTAGCCGGACTCTTCATCGGCATCAACAACACGCTGATCACCGAGACCGTGATGAAGGCAGCGCCCGTCGAACGCGGCGTCGCCTCGGCGGCATACAGCTTCCTGCGCTTCAGCGGGGCCGCCGTCGCACCATGGTTGGCCGGCGTGCTCGGCGAGCAGGTCAACGTGCACCTGCCGTACTGGGTCGGCGCGGGCGCGGTGCTCCTCGGCGCGGGCGTCCTGTTGCTGACGCGCCCGCATCTGCTGGGCATCGACGTCGAAGAGGACGAACTCGACGAGCTCACCGACGAGGCCACCGCCGTCACCATCGGCAGCGACAGCTAG
- a CDS encoding esterase-like activity of phytase family protein: protein MLRRILLAGALTLSACGSAQAAPDFAYLGQRQVPHAAMFDGTVIGGLSGISYDAATGLYYLVSDDRSAKNPARFYTARIALSDNGIDDVQFVSTRPWLDRDGRPFAPLDTAAQPPVVPPDPEGIAFDARRQRLYWTSEGERRDDGTRLDPWVRIAGLDGGYLGEFDLPPQLRMSDSEHGARQNSALEGLSLTPDGRHLWAAMEGPIFEDGASPDEQHGASTRITRYDVDTGVADAEYRYPLDPVSAGPGGDNGLSDLVALDDATFLVIERGYGTHTAVRIYRAGVIAGSSELSKTLLADLTTTPGLSPLDNIEGITLGPRLVDGRQSVILVSDDNFSPTQTTQFVLFAM from the coding sequence ATGCTGCGTCGAATACTGCTCGCCGGTGCCCTGACCCTGTCGGCATGTGGATCTGCACAGGCGGCACCGGATTTCGCATACCTCGGACAGCGCCAGGTGCCGCACGCAGCGATGTTCGACGGCACGGTGATCGGCGGGCTGTCGGGGATCAGTTACGACGCGGCCACCGGGCTGTATTACCTCGTCAGCGACGACCGATCGGCGAAGAATCCCGCTCGGTTCTACACCGCGCGGATCGCCCTGTCGGACAACGGCATCGACGACGTCCAGTTCGTCAGCACGCGGCCATGGCTGGATCGGGACGGGCGACCGTTCGCGCCGTTGGACACCGCAGCGCAACCACCGGTTGTGCCGCCCGACCCCGAAGGCATCGCGTTCGACGCACGCAGGCAACGGCTGTACTGGACCAGTGAGGGGGAGCGCCGTGACGACGGCACCCGGCTGGATCCCTGGGTGCGGATCGCCGGACTGGACGGCGGGTATCTGGGGGAGTTCGATCTGCCGCCGCAGCTGCGGATGTCGGACAGCGAGCACGGCGCACGCCAGAACAGTGCCCTGGAAGGCCTTTCCCTCACCCCAGATGGTCGCCACCTGTGGGCGGCGATGGAAGGCCCGATCTTTGAGGACGGTGCTTCGCCCGACGAGCAGCACGGTGCATCGACCCGCATCACGCGCTACGACGTCGACACGGGTGTCGCCGATGCCGAATACCGCTACCCGCTGGACCCGGTCAGTGCTGGACCGGGTGGCGACAACGGCCTCTCGGATCTGGTGGCCCTCGACGACGCGACGTTCCTGGTGATCGAGCGGGGCTACGGCACCCACACGGCCGTTCGCATCTACCGGGCCGGTGTAATCGCGGGATCGTCGGAGCTGTCGAAGACCTTACTGGCGGATCTGACCACCACGCCCGGGCTCAGCCCGCTCGACAACATCGAGGGAATCACCTTGGGGCCCAGGCTCGTCGACGGGCGCCAGAGCGTGATCCTGGTGAGTGACGACAACTTCTCGCCGACGCAGACCACGCAGTTCGTGCTGTTCGCGATGTAG
- a CDS encoding VIT1/CCC1 transporter family protein, translating into MTDRPEPLSPTGLPHVIDHKHADVTGGWLRAATFGAMDGLVSNTALIAGVAASASAQTVVLSGVAGLLAGAFSMALGEYTSVTTANEQIDSEVLVERRSFSKQPEAEQAELVAMLMKMGMSEATAAKATEEIHQDEHRAVNFHLVQELGVNPGEKPSARIAAVSSFVMFAIGAIIPLIPYLLGFESLWAGLACGGVGLLIAGGLAARFTRKPVAIAAGRQLLFGAIAIAATYAVGTLIGTVTT; encoded by the coding sequence ATGACCGATCGGCCCGAGCCGCTGTCGCCCACCGGCCTGCCCCATGTGATCGACCACAAACACGCTGACGTGACCGGCGGGTGGCTGCGCGCCGCGACGTTCGGCGCCATGGACGGGCTCGTCAGCAACACCGCACTGATCGCGGGTGTGGCCGCCAGCGCGAGTGCGCAGACCGTGGTACTCAGCGGTGTCGCCGGATTGCTGGCCGGCGCGTTCTCCATGGCGTTGGGGGAGTACACGTCGGTGACGACGGCCAACGAGCAGATCGACTCCGAGGTGCTCGTGGAACGGCGCTCGTTCAGCAAGCAGCCGGAGGCCGAGCAGGCCGAGCTGGTGGCGATGTTGATGAAGATGGGCATGTCGGAGGCGACGGCCGCCAAGGCCACCGAGGAGATCCATCAGGACGAGCACCGCGCGGTGAACTTTCATCTCGTGCAGGAGCTCGGCGTCAATCCAGGCGAGAAGCCGTCGGCGCGCATCGCCGCGGTGTCGTCGTTCGTGATGTTCGCGATCGGCGCGATCATTCCGCTGATCCCGTACCTGCTCGGTTTCGAGTCGTTGTGGGCCGGCCTGGCCTGTGGCGGCGTCGGACTGCTGATCGCGGGCGGGCTGGCGGCCCGCTTCACGCGCAAACCGGTGGCCATTGCCGCCGGGCGCCAGTTGCTGTTCGGCGCGATCGCGATCGCCGCGACCTATGCGGTCGGCACCCTGATCGGTACCGTCACCACTTGA
- a CDS encoding acyl-CoA dehydrogenase family protein, giving the protein MTTTAEHLRNTLDGRWRDAKNAMRAELSNEIFRPHYTPNTVIARAKVAEQLKIMAAAGAAEDGFRKEHGGNGDVGAAVTRIEMLAMSDLSLMVKAGVQWGLFGGAIENLGTERHHKAYVRRLIDLDLLGCFAMTETGHGSDVQSLETTATYDPEAQEFVIHSPTPTARKDYIGGAAETARVAAVFAQLITPDGEGHGVHCFVVPIRDDMGNDMPGVTTSDCHYKGGLPGVDNGRIVFDNVRVPRENLLNRYADVAPDGTYSSPIENPGRRFFTMLGTLIRGRVTVGGSAAAAARVALDIATRYALERRQFEVPKSHDEVLIMDYLVHQRRLLPLIAKSYALQFAQNELVAKCHELQTSDNPDAEEQRELEARAAGLKAANTWHASRAIQEAREACGGAGYLAENRLIALRADTDVFTTFEGDNHVLTQLVAKELLTAYADDVKSMSPVDWVRFAANFAGERVLKRTAAETIMQTILDSRQDNEEEGSLFNRGTQVKMFEDREEYMLASVARRLQGKAKEMSAFDAFNAVQDHVLHAARAHIDRIILEAFVAGIDACEDDTARGLLEDVCDLYALSVIEEDKAWFIEHRFLSTERAKAVTRGINERCRSLRPHAETLVDGFGIPEQLRYAAMLDPAELVNG; this is encoded by the coding sequence ATGACCACCACTGCCGAGCATCTTCGCAACACGCTGGACGGTCGTTGGCGCGACGCCAAGAACGCCATGCGGGCCGAACTGTCCAACGAGATCTTCCGGCCGCACTACACCCCGAACACCGTCATCGCGCGCGCCAAAGTGGCTGAGCAACTCAAGATCATGGCCGCGGCGGGCGCGGCCGAGGACGGATTCCGCAAAGAGCACGGCGGCAACGGCGACGTCGGGGCAGCCGTCACCCGCATCGAGATGCTCGCGATGAGCGACCTGTCGCTCATGGTGAAGGCCGGTGTGCAGTGGGGCCTGTTCGGCGGCGCGATCGAGAACCTCGGGACCGAACGCCACCACAAGGCCTACGTGCGCCGGCTGATCGACCTCGACCTGCTGGGCTGTTTCGCGATGACCGAGACCGGTCACGGCAGCGACGTGCAGTCCCTGGAGACCACCGCGACCTACGATCCCGAGGCGCAAGAGTTCGTGATCCACTCCCCGACCCCGACCGCCCGCAAGGACTACATCGGTGGAGCTGCCGAAACCGCCAGGGTCGCAGCGGTTTTCGCCCAGCTGATCACCCCGGACGGCGAAGGCCACGGCGTGCACTGCTTCGTGGTGCCGATCCGTGACGACATGGGCAACGACATGCCCGGCGTGACGACGTCGGACTGCCACTACAAGGGCGGACTGCCCGGCGTCGACAACGGCCGCATCGTGTTCGACAACGTGCGGGTTCCGCGGGAGAACCTGCTCAACCGCTATGCCGACGTGGCGCCGGACGGCACCTACAGTTCACCGATCGAGAACCCGGGCCGACGCTTCTTCACGATGCTGGGCACGTTGATCCGCGGCCGCGTCACAGTCGGTGGCAGCGCCGCGGCCGCCGCGCGGGTGGCCCTCGACATCGCCACGCGATATGCGTTGGAACGCAGGCAGTTCGAGGTGCCCAAGAGCCACGACGAGGTGCTGATCATGGACTACCTGGTGCATCAGCGCCGGCTGCTGCCGTTGATCGCAAAGTCCTACGCCCTGCAGTTCGCGCAGAACGAGCTGGTGGCCAAATGCCACGAATTGCAGACGTCGGACAATCCCGACGCCGAAGAGCAACGCGAGTTGGAGGCGCGTGCCGCGGGGCTCAAGGCCGCCAACACCTGGCACGCCAGCCGTGCCATCCAGGAGGCCCGCGAAGCCTGCGGAGGCGCGGGCTACCTCGCGGAGAACCGGTTGATCGCGTTGCGCGCCGACACCGACGTGTTCACCACGTTCGAGGGTGACAACCACGTGCTGACCCAGCTCGTGGCCAAGGAACTGCTCACGGCCTACGCCGACGACGTCAAGAGCATGAGCCCCGTGGACTGGGTGCGCTTCGCGGCCAACTTCGCCGGGGAACGCGTGCTGAAACGCACTGCCGCCGAGACGATCATGCAGACCATCCTCGACTCCCGCCAGGACAACGAGGAGGAGGGCAGCCTGTTCAACCGCGGTACCCAGGTCAAGATGTTCGAGGACCGCGAGGAGTACATGCTGGCCTCGGTGGCCCGGCGGCTGCAGGGCAAGGCCAAGGAGATGTCAGCGTTCGACGCGTTCAACGCGGTTCAGGATCACGTGCTGCATGCCGCAAGGGCCCACATCGACCGGATCATCCTGGAAGCGTTCGTCGCGGGCATCGACGCCTGCGAGGACGACACGGCCCGCGGACTTCTCGAAGACGTCTGCGACCTGTATGCGCTGTCGGTGATCGAGGAGGACAAGGCCTGGTTCATCGAGCATCGGTTCCTGTCCACCGAACGCGCGAAGGCGGTCACCCGGGGCATCAACGAGCGCTGCCGCTCGTTGCGGCCGCACGCCGAGACACTCGTCGACGGATTCGGCATTCCCGAGCAGTTGCGTTACGCCGCGATGCTCGACCCCGCCGAACTGGTCAACGGTTAG
- a CDS encoding LppP/LprE family lipoprotein, producing the protein MHPRLIASVAFVGLVAAGCGWSPPSAPPPKADTCAPSDGPSADTVAQQIAKLPAPKQGEWKQVKDGHTSNCRLYWVQVAQTNPQPNSEGQLLFFDRQTPLGPATPEPRPYINVVTNADDTVVVNYQWQQGQDPPCCPTGIATVRFRVGDDGKLVAVDPIPAPNR; encoded by the coding sequence GTGCACCCTCGGCTGATCGCCTCTGTCGCATTCGTCGGGCTCGTTGCAGCGGGCTGCGGCTGGAGCCCTCCGTCCGCACCACCGCCGAAGGCGGACACGTGCGCGCCGAGCGACGGGCCCAGCGCCGATACGGTGGCGCAGCAGATCGCCAAGCTGCCCGCTCCGAAGCAAGGTGAGTGGAAGCAGGTCAAGGACGGGCACACGAGCAATTGCCGGTTGTACTGGGTTCAGGTCGCCCAGACCAATCCGCAACCGAACAGCGAGGGACAGTTGCTGTTCTTCGATCGGCAGACCCCGCTGGGCCCCGCCACCCCGGAGCCGCGGCCCTACATCAACGTGGTGACCAACGCCGACGACACCGTCGTCGTCAACTATCAGTGGCAGCAGGGCCAGGATCCGCCGTGCTGCCCCACGGGTATCGCGACGGTGCGGTTCCGGGTCGGGGACGACGGCAAGCTCGTTGCCGTCGACCCCATCCCCGCCCCTAACCGTTGA
- a CDS encoding allene oxide cyclase barrel-like domain-containing protein: protein MLDTPVRSDALLFVCQKGHDFYSYFREERVAALSKTTVIAGSTVAVLAVAGIGAWLVAKAPDTEARPEPETLTLEVKNDQVAKHDFGKPGMDVGDMDVFSDILSVNGKQVGYDGGACFFTNVTPDNPMTYCELTIHLDEGQVFARSLSPHTLAPFTMAITGGTGNYADARGELTVSGVASPDEKYELRFSK from the coding sequence ATGTTGGACACTCCCGTGCGGTCTGACGCATTGTTATTCGTGTGCCAGAAAGGGCACGACTTTTATTCGTATTTCCGGGAGGAACGCGTGGCAGCCCTATCGAAGACAACGGTTATCGCCGGATCGACAGTCGCGGTACTTGCGGTGGCCGGGATCGGTGCGTGGCTCGTCGCCAAGGCGCCGGACACCGAGGCCAGGCCCGAACCCGAGACGTTGACCCTCGAGGTCAAAAACGATCAGGTGGCCAAGCACGACTTTGGCAAGCCGGGCATGGATGTGGGTGATATGGACGTCTTTTCGGACATTCTCTCGGTGAACGGCAAACAGGTCGGCTATGACGGCGGGGCCTGCTTCTTCACCAACGTCACGCCCGACAATCCGATGACCTACTGTGAATTGACCATTCACCTCGACGAGGGGCAGGTCTTCGCCCGCAGTCTGAGTCCGCACACCCTGGCGCCCTTTACCATGGCAATTACCGGCGGCACCGGAAATTATGCGGACGCGCGGGGTGAACTCACCGTTTCGGGCGTTGCGAGCCCCGATGAGAAATACGAATTGCGATTCTCGAAATAA
- a CDS encoding LysR family transcriptional regulator: MELRQLEYFVAVAEEGSFTKAAARMHIAQSGVSAQILQLERELGQRLFDRTRRSVQLTDVGTAVLSHARAALAAAAGARQVADEYRDVLRGHVSVGLAASSSFAFDLTDMLAKFHRDHPLVEISLLEAATDILIAGLLDGSHDAAVIAPPLDPPPELGLELVADEALVAAVRPDDPLAANDAVTLDDLAGRPLITFSPMIGTRSTIDAAFAAAGVEARIGIEASDPSVLAELAAGGLGVALVPEPYARARESTLRTLPIVGVELRGSLALAWNSARRPSPSARRLVEYARESLRSKYSRSD, translated from the coding sequence ATGGAACTGCGGCAGCTGGAATACTTTGTGGCAGTCGCAGAAGAGGGAAGCTTCACCAAGGCAGCGGCCCGCATGCACATCGCGCAATCCGGGGTGAGCGCCCAGATCCTGCAATTGGAACGCGAACTCGGCCAGCGCCTGTTCGACCGGACCCGGCGTTCGGTTCAGCTCACCGACGTGGGAACCGCCGTGCTGTCCCACGCGCGGGCGGCCCTGGCCGCCGCGGCGGGGGCGCGACAGGTCGCCGACGAATACCGGGACGTGCTGCGTGGTCATGTCAGTGTCGGGCTGGCGGCGTCGTCATCGTTTGCCTTCGACCTCACCGACATGCTGGCGAAGTTTCACCGCGACCATCCGCTGGTCGAGATCTCGCTGCTGGAGGCGGCCACCGACATACTGATCGCGGGACTGCTCGACGGCAGTCACGACGCAGCGGTCATCGCGCCACCGCTCGACCCACCACCCGAACTCGGCCTGGAGCTGGTCGCCGACGAAGCCTTGGTGGCAGCGGTGCGTCCGGACGACCCACTGGCGGCCAACGATGCGGTCACCCTCGACGATCTCGCCGGCCGGCCGCTCATCACGTTCTCGCCGATGATCGGAACCCGCAGCACCATCGACGCGGCGTTCGCCGCCGCGGGGGTGGAAGCCCGCATCGGCATCGAGGCCAGCGATCCCAGCGTGCTGGCCGAGCTGGCCGCGGGCGGCCTCGGCGTCGCGCTGGTGCCCGAACCGTATGCACGCGCCCGGGAGTCGACGTTGCGCACCTTGCCGATCGTCGGCGTCGAACTTCGCGGATCCCTTGCGCTGGCGTGGAATAGCGCCCGGCGGCCGAGCCCGAGCGCACGGCGGCTCGTGGAGTATGCACGCGAGTCGCTGCGGTCCAAATACAGCCGCTCCGACTGA